The genomic interval CCCGACGCCCGTCTGCTCCCCGACGACACCTGTGACCGTCTCTCCGCGCGGCTGCGGCAGGCCGTGGCCGGGTTCGTGGACCGGCCGCGGGACGCCGTCGAGGAGGCGGACCTCGTCCTGCACGAGCTCACCGAGCGGCTGACCGACGCGCTCACCGAGCGCCGCCGTGCCCTCGCGCAGAACTGGCGGACGCCCGCCCAGGGCGACCCGAAGGACGGTTCCGCGCCGGCCGCCGACACCGAGCAACTGCGGCTCGCGCTGCGGGACTACCGCGAACTGGCGGAGCGCCTGCTAGCCGTCTGAGCCGTCCCGCCCGCCCTGTCCGTCCGACGCCGCCCGGCGCTCCCGCCACCGGCGTACGACGTCCTCGACGTCGTACGGCTTCTTGCCCAGCGGGGGGCCGGGCGGCGGCTTGAACATCATGTCGCTGATCTTCGCGTTGATCTCCGCGAGGATCTTCCGCACGATCCGCTCGGAGGGCGCCGCGAGCGCCGCCTCCAGCGCGTCCTCGGCCTCCTTGCGCAGGGCCAGCGTCGGCGGCAGCACCGACATGCCCTCGCGGGCCATCTTCCGCTTCACCCACCACAGTTCGTCGTAGGCGCTCTCGACCTCGCGCGGCAGCGGTCTGCCCGCGCCCTCGAGCCGTTCGAACTCCCCGCGCGCGTCGGCGTCACGGATCTGCTTGTCGACCCAGCTCTCGAAGTCGACGCCGGGTGGCTTCCGCTCGGTCATGAGGCCATTGTGCCGGACGCGGTACGGCCGGGCGTTTTATCATGCGGCGGCGGGCAGCCGATCCGGCCGCTCCGGCCCCCAGGACCTCTCAGGAGGAGCGCACGTGCTCGAACTCACCATGGCCGCGGTGTCCGCGGCGGAAGCGGGCGCGACGGCCGGGATGCTCATGGCCGACGCGCCCAGCGAGCCGGGCACGGTGCTGCGGGTGGGCCGGGACACGTCCCTGTGCCGGCTGACGACGCCCGACGACTGGCTGTTCGTGTCCCGCGTGCACCTGGAGTTCCGGTGCGCGCAGGACGGCGGCTGGCACCTGACCTGGCTGCGCGGCTCGCTGCCGGAGCCGTCGTCCGAGGTGCGGCTGACCGTCGGGGAGCACGCCCGGCCGGTCGCGTACGGCGGGACCGTGCCGCTGCCCCGGGGCGGCAGCGGGGAGATCGTGATCCAGGACCGCGCCGCCCCGCGCAGCGTCAACGTGGGCTTCTACCACGAGGTGTGAGCCGCGGGGCGCGGGCCGCCCGCCCGCTCAGCCCACCACGCGCGCCAGCGCGAAGCCGTCGTACTCCTTGGCGCCGACCGTCTGCAGCGCCGTGGCGCTGAGCCGCGGGTGGCTGCCGAACAGGTCCAGGGCGGCGCGGGTGCCCACCACGTCCGGGTCGGTGTTCGCGGGGTCGGCGACCCGGCCGCCGCGCACCACGTTGTCGAGGACGATCAGGCTGCCCGCGGCCGTCAGCCGCAGCGCCCACTCGACGTAGTGCGGGTTGTTCGCCTTGTCGGCGTCGATGAACACCAGGTCGAACGGCGGCGGGTGCTCGTCCGCGAGCTTCGGCAGCGACTCCAGCGCCGGACCGACCCGCACCTCGACCCGCTCGGCGAGACCGGCGCGGGCGATGTTGCGGAGCGCGACCTCGGCGTGCCGGGGGGCGTGCTCCAGGGTCACCAGCCGTCCGTCGGCGGGCAGGGCGCGGCCCAGCCAGATGGTGCTGTAACCGCCGAGCGTGCCGATCTCCAGGACGCGCCGGGCGCCCTGGAGCTGGGCGAGGAGCTGGAGCAGCTTGCCCTGGAGCGGGGAGACGGCGATGGGCGGGAGACCGGCGGCGTCGCTGTCGCGCAGCGCCGCCGCCAGGGCCTCGTCCGGGTCGTCGCCCAGGAGCCGCCCGGTGAGGTAGTCGTCCACCGCGTTCCAGGTCCGCGCCTCGCTCATGCGGGTGTGCCTTCCGTCGGGCCGCCCGGTCCCGCCCGACCGGATCGGCTGTCGAAGATACGGGGTGCGGCGCCGGGCCGTCAGACCTTTTCCGGGTGTGTCCCGGGCTCGAGCGACGGCGGCGAGCCGGGCAGCGGGCGGCCCGCCGACTCGGCCATGCGCCACACCGCGAACCCGCCGATCACGGCGGCCGCCATCATGTAGTAGGCGGGCATCATCACGTCGCCGGTCGCGCCGATCAGGGCGGTGACCACCAGCGGGGTGGTGCCGCCGAACAGGGACACCGAGACGTTGAAGCCGATGGACAGCGAGCCGTAGCGGACCCGGGTGGGGAACAGCGCGGGCAGCGCGGACGGCATCGCGGCGGTGAAACAGACCAGCAGCAGGCCGAGCGCGCCCAGGCCGGCGGCGACCGCGAGCAGTCCGCCGTCGCGGATCAGCAGCAGCGCGGGCACGGACAGCACGAGGAACCCGGCGCAGCCGGCCGCGATCACCGGGCGGCGGCCCACCCGGTCGGTCAGCGCGCCTGCGAACGGCTGGACGGCCATCATCAGCACCATCACGCCGAGCACGACGACCAGGCCGTGCGTGGTGTCGTAGCCCAGCTCGCCGGTGAGGTAGCTCGGCATGTACGACAGCAGCATGTAGTCGGTGACGTTGAAGACCAGCACCAGGCCGACGCACAGCAGCAGCGCGCGCCACTGGCCGGTGATCATCTCGCGCAGCGGCACCTTCGGGCGCTCGGTCCCGGACTTGGCGGCCTCGGCGGCGAAGGCGGGGGTCTCCTCCAGCCGCATGCGCAGGTAGAGGCCGATGACGCCCATCGGTCCGGCGATCAGGAACGGAATGCGCCAGCCCCAGGAGAGCAGGGCGTCCGTGGACAGCAGCGCGGTCATCAGCGTCACCAGGCTCGCGCCGCCGACGTACCCGGCGAGCGTGCCGAACTCCAGCCAGCTGCCGAGGAAGCCGCGCCGTTTGTCGGGGGCGTACTCGGCGATGAAGGTGGAGGCGCCCGCGTACTCGCCGCCGGTAGAGAAGCCCTGCACCAGGCGGGCCGCCAGCAGCAGGATCGGGGCGCCCACGCCGATCGCGGCGTAGGAGGGGATCAGGCCGATGGCGAAGGTGCCCGCGGCCATCATGATCATCGTGAGGGCGAGGACCTTCTGCCGGCCCACGCGGTCGCCGAGCGGGCCGAAGACCATGCCGCCGAGCGGGCGGACCAGGAAGGCCGCGGCGAAGGCGCCGAACGTGGAGAGCAGCTGGGCGGTGGCGTCGCCCGAGGGGAAGAAGACCTTGCCCAGGGTGACGGCGATGTAGCTGTAGACGCCGAAGTCGAACCATTCCATCGCGTTGCCGAGCGCGGCCGCCTTCACGGCACGCCTGACGAGCGCGGGGTCGGTGACCGTCGGGGGACCGGCGGAGGGGTCGGACGCCTGTGCCGTGCCGGGGGTGACGGAGCGGGGGGCGACGGGAGCAGTCGACAAGACTTCGCTCGCCTGCCTTTCGTCGGGGACGGGGACGGGTCCGCGCGGCGGCGTTGTCGGGCGGGCCGAAGCCAGTGACGATAGGCGGCGTTTCCCCCGTTACGTACCGTACGGAGATAGATGCATATTGCATGGAAATGTGCTGTGTCCAGGCACGTCGCGGCCACCGGGGCCGCCGTTCCGCATGGCCGGTTGTGATGCTTCTCGCGTCCCGCCGGGGCAACCTCGTCCCCCTCGGACTATCGTCATCCGGACAAAAGAGAGCGGGCCGTCAGGTGAAGCGGCGGTATCCGGCGTCCTTGTCGAGGGGTGCGCGCCTCGTAGGCTGCGCACGACGAAGCCCCCGCACGGGACGCGCGGGGCGAAATCGGGGCGGGAGGCCGACGAGGCGTGGCGAATGCGGAACACACTGGGCGACCGGCCGAGGCTTTCGGCGCGACGGCCGTGGGCGGCACCCGGGCGCGGCTGCGGGCGGCGCGCCTCGGACTGTGGCTGGTCGCCGCCGTCCTCGCGGTGCGCCAGGTCGCCCTCGTCCTCACCACCCCGAGCGGTGAACGCCTGACCGACCTGGAGACCTGGGTGGGCCCCGAGGGCGTGCTGCACGTCAGCGGATCCCTCTACGACTCCACCGAGTTCACCGGCACGCCCTTCGGCGGGCTGGTCCTCAAACCGCTCACCAGATCGGCCGAGCAGGCCCTCGGCTGGGGCTGGACCTTCGGCACCCTGCTGCTCGTCGTGGCCCTGGCGCTGGTCGCCGTCCGCGCCCTGCCGCAGCCGGTCGGCCGGCGCACCGCGCTGCTCGCCGCGCCCGTCGCGGTCAGCCTGCTCATGCTGTCCCTCCCGGTGCGCAACACCCTCTGGCTCGGCCAGACCAGCATCATCCCGGTGCTGCTCGTCCTGCTCGGCTGCTTCGTCGCGCACGGGCAGCGGGCCGGCGGCGTCCTCGTCGGCGTCGCGGCGGCCCTCCAGCCGACCCTGCTGCTCTTCGCGCCGCTGCTGTGGCTCACCGGCCGCCGCCAGGCCGCCACCGCGACCGCCGTCACCTTCGCCACGGCCACCGCGCTCGCCTGGGCCGCCATGCCCCAGGACTCCGCCGTCTACTGGGTGCACCACCTGGCGGGCGCCGGCCTCGGCGGCCCCGCCGACGCCCTCGCCAACCAGTCCCTGCACGGCGCGCTGCTCCGCCTCGGCCTCGAAGGTCCGCTGGAGATCGCCCTGTTCCTGCTGCTGGGCGCCGCCGTCGTCACCCTCGGGCTGAAGCGGGCCGTCCACTACGCCCGCGACGGCCAGCTCCTCCTCGCCGTCGGCATCACCGGGTGCGCCGCCATAGCGGTGTCCCCGACCGCCTGGCAGCACCAGCTGCTCTGGGTGCTGTTCACCGTCGTCGGCCGGGTCGGCACGCGCGCCCGCGACCGGCTGGTGTGGCCCGTCGCCGTCGTCCTGGTGATGACGCTGCCGGCCAAGATGATGCTGCCGAACATGGCGTTCCTGCACCCGCTGCGGGACAACGTGGTGCTGCTCGCCGCGCTGGCCGCCGCCACCGCCGTGCCGTTCCTCAGCCGCACCTCGCCGTACTTCCGCGACCCGGTGCCGACGCCGTACGCCCCGCCCGTGCCGGCCCGGTTCGCCTTCGTGCCGCTGCTGCCGTTCCTGCGGCGGGTGCTGATCCGGCCGAACCTGCTGCTGGAGCTGCTGCTCATCCGCGTCACCTACGCCGGGTACGCCAAGGTGCGGCTCGCCGCGACCGGCGGCAGCAACTCGGCGGGCCGCGCCCGCGCCGAGGAGCACGGCCGGCAGATCCTCGACCTGGAGCGCGTGCTCCACCTGGACATCGAGTACGCGGTCAACCACGCCGTGGTGAAGATCGGCTGGCTGCGGGAGTTCTTCGACTTCTACTACACGTCGTTCCACTTCGCCGTGCCGCTGACCGTGCTCGGCGTGCTCTACTGGCGCCGCCCCGTCCACTACCGCTGGGCGCGCTCCGCCCTCGGCTTCGCCACGCTGCTCGCCCTGGTCGGCTTCTGGCTGTACCCGCTCGCCCCGCCGCGCCTGATGCCGGACCTCGGCATCATCGACACGGTCCACGGCGTGCAGGACTTCTCCCAGCCCGACTACGGCACGCTGACCGCGCTCACCAACCAGTACGCGGCGATGCCGTCGCTGCACTTCGGCTGGTCGCTGTGGTGCGGTCTGGTGATCGCGATCATCGCGCCCAAGGCGTGGATGAAGACCCTCGGCCTGCTGCACCCGCTGTTCACGGCCGCCGCGATCGTCGCCACCGGCAACCACTGGATCCTGGACGCGGTCGGCGGCGCGGTCGTCGTCGGCGCCGGTTTCGGCCTGACCTACCTGTTCCAGGGCCCGCGCGCCCGCACGGTCACGGCGGCGGCAGAGGCGGAGAAGGAGAAGGAGGAGCAGGAGGAGGAGAAGGCGGAGAAGGAGGTCAGCAGCGAGCCGCCGGCGCCGGAGAAGGACCGTACTCCGAGCTGATCCGGTACTCGCCGGGCGCGGACACGGTGAGCCGGGTGAACTCGCCCGCGCGGGACAGGCATCCGCCGCCGTCCACCCGCAGCCACGGCGAGTACGCGATCCGCACGGTCACCGTGCCGGGCCGCGCCACCCGCAGCACCAGTTCCGCGCCGGAGGTGCGCACCACCGACCCCGGCGCGGACACCAGCGGCACGGCGTCCCGGACCCGGAACACCTGCCAGTGCGCGTCCCGCCAGACCGGCACCAGCCAGTCGGGCCGCCGCTCCCGCACCAGCCGCGCCTCCTCCTCGGCGAACCCGTCGGGCTTGCCGTCGTGCAGCACGACGAACCCGACCGCCCACCGGTCCAGCCACGCCCGGTAGGAGGCGGCGGAGAACGAGCCGTCGTAGAACAGCCGGGCCCGCTCCACGTCGAGCTGCCGGTTCCAGCCCCGCGCGAGGTGCACGTGCGGGGCGAGCGCCACCGCCTCCCGGTGGTTGCGGGCGGGCACCGCCTCCACCCGCGTCCGGTCCGCGCCGAGCGACTCCAGGGCCCGGACGACGCCGTCCGTCTGCGCCGCCCAGGCCGGGACGTCCGTCGACACCTTCAGGTCGTCGACGGTCTTCTTGCCGGTCCACCCGGCGGAGAACACCAGCGCGGCCACCAGCAGGGCGCGCCGCACCGGCCGCAGCCGCGGCTGCGGCAGCAGGGCCACCAGCAGTGCGACCGGCGCGGCGTACTCGGCGAACCGCTCGACGTTCGTGCCGATGGGGGAGGGGATCAGATACACCAGCACGGTCCCGGCCGCGTAGACGACGCCGCTCCACCGCGCCACCCGCCAGGACGGCGGCGACAGCACCGCGACGGCGATCCCGAGCGTCGCGGGTATCCCTATGCGGCCCGCGGGCATCAACTGCTCGCCCTGGAAAGGGAACAGCAGACTGGTCGCGCCCACGACCAGGGCGGGCGGGACGAGCAGGGCGGCGGCGGGACCCGGCCGCCGCACCAGCGCGTACCCGGCGCCGACCACGGCGAGGAACAGGCCCGCGACCGGGGACGCCATGGTGGCGAGGGCGGCGTGGGAACCGGCGAGGACGAGACGTTTCCGCCCGGTGAGGTACAGACACGCGGCGAGCCCGAAGACCACCCCGAGGGCGAACGTGGTGCGCCCCGAGGCCACGTTGCCCCACAGGCCGAGCGCCGCGAGCAGCGCGGGAGCGAGCGGCCGGCGCGGCAGCACGCGTCCGATCAGCACCGCCGCGATCCAGGTGGCGGCCGCCCCGGACGCCACGGTGAGCGCCCGCACCCCGACGGCCGCCATCAAGTACGGCGATATCAGGCTGTAGTTGGCGGTGTGCATGCCGCCGTACCAGAAGAGGTTGTACGCCGAGGTGCCGTGCCGCGCGGCGAACCCCGCCCACGCGTCCTGGGCGGCGAGGTCACCGCCGCCGGTGGCCAGCACGGCCCACCACAGCGCGTACAGCGGCAGCACGGGCAGCGTGGCCAGGAGCGGTACGCGATGACGCCGGCAGAAGGCGCGGAGGGGTGACCTCCGCGGCGGAACCGTGTCCGGGCGCTGGATCAGGGCGAGGTCGGCAGAGGGCACGATCATGAAGACGTCATACTCCGTACCGGCGTTCACTCCGCAGGGGGGTCCCGTCGTCTGTCGTTGACGGGTGGAATGCTCCTCGGATGACGGATCGACCGGAGACCTTCCTCGCCCGTCTGCGGACCGCGGCCCGGACGACGACGGCGAGGCGCGCTGGAACTACGCCTCCTGGCTGCTCGAGGACTTCGAGAGGCTCGGCGACGTCCCCGAGGACCCGGTCGGCAGCCAGGTGTACGTCAAGGAGGTGCGGCGCCTCGGCGCCTGGTACGACGGCGGGTCCGGCCTGGACCGGGTGCTGGACGACGAGGACGTGGCCGCCCGGGCCCGCCTGCTGCGCGCGCACTTCCGCGACGCCGTGATCGACCTGGCCCGGCACCTGCACGCCGACGGGGTGATCGAGCGCGTCCTCGGCCGGCCGCTGCCGGTCGTCGCCTTGGACATGGCACGCCCCGGCTGGGAGGTGCACGCCACCGAGGCCGCCGACCCGCCCGCGCTCGTCGAGGACTTCATGGCGTGGCTGCGGGCGGCCGGGGAGATCCAGCCGTACCGCCCTGTGGGACCGGGGACGCCGGCGGCCGCCCGCACCGCGCCGGGCGGCCTCGGCGAGCGGCTCCCGCTCGTCCCGGGCCGGACGCAGGCGCCGGGCCGGACGCGGGCGAAGGCGGCGGCCCCGGGGATCGGGGGGTCGCCGCCTTCGGTACGGGGGGTGGCCGGGAGGATCAGTACCAGTGGTTGGCCTGCCAGAAGGACCAGGCGTCACAGGCGCTGCCGTAGCGGTCCTTCATGTAGTCCAGGCCCCACTTGATCTGGGTGGCCGGGTTGGTCCTCCAGTCGGAGCCGGCCGAGGCCATCTTGGCGGCCGGGAGCGCCTGGACCAGGCCGTAGGCGCCACTGGAGGCGTTGGTGGCCTGCGGGTTCCAGCTGCTCTCGTGCGACACGATGTTCGAGAAGCACTGGAACTCGGCCGAGTTGCCGATCATCTTCTTCGCGGTCGCCTGGGCCGAGGCGGCCGAGGCGGGCGCCGCCGTGGTCGCGGCCTGCGCGGGCGCGGCGGCGATCAGCGTGCCGCACGTGGCGGCCGTCAGGACGGCACCGGCGAGGGCCTTCTTCGGGGTGGCGACGGAGCGGAGGAGGGAAGCGGCGGACACAGGCGGCCTTTCGGTCGGAAGCGGGGGAGTCGCGGCCTCGCCGAGAGGCGGGGCACGCAGCGGCGCCGAGCCCCGTGGGGACGTCGGCGCCCGGCGACCGCTCCACAGAAACAAATCCGGCGTTTGCCCGCAAAGGTCCCTTTTACTACCCGCGGTCGGAGGGAAGCGGGCGCAGGGGCCCGCCAGGTCCGGTTTCGGGCGGGCCGGCATCGAGTGACTCCGCCGCGCGTCTACGGTGTCCCTTCGTATGTGACCCGGGTCA from Streptomyces sp. DH-12 carries:
- a CDS encoding DUF1992 domain-containing protein yields the protein MTERKPPGVDFESWVDKQIRDADARGEFERLEGAGRPLPREVESAYDELWWVKRKMAREGMSVLPPTLALRKEAEDALEAALAAPSERIVRKILAEINAKISDMMFKPPPGPPLGKKPYDVEDVVRRWRERRAASDGQGGRDGSDG
- a CDS encoding FHA domain-containing protein; amino-acid sequence: MLELTMAAVSAAEAGATAGMLMADAPSEPGTVLRVGRDTSLCRLTTPDDWLFVSRVHLEFRCAQDGGWHLTWLRGSLPEPSSEVRLTVGEHARPVAYGGTVPLPRGGSGEIVIQDRAAPRSVNVGFYHEV
- a CDS encoding O-methyltransferase — protein: MSEARTWNAVDDYLTGRLLGDDPDEALAAALRDSDAAGLPPIAVSPLQGKLLQLLAQLQGARRVLEIGTLGGYSTIWLGRALPADGRLVTLEHAPRHAEVALRNIARAGLAERVEVRVGPALESLPKLADEHPPPFDLVFIDADKANNPHYVEWALRLTAAGSLIVLDNVVRGGRVADPANTDPDVVGTRAALDLFGSHPRLSATALQTVGAKEYDGFALARVVG
- a CDS encoding MFS transporter, with protein sequence MSTAPVAPRSVTPGTAQASDPSAGPPTVTDPALVRRAVKAAALGNAMEWFDFGVYSYIAVTLGKVFFPSGDATAQLLSTFGAFAAAFLVRPLGGMVFGPLGDRVGRQKVLALTMIMMAAGTFAIGLIPSYAAIGVGAPILLLAARLVQGFSTGGEYAGASTFIAEYAPDKRRGFLGSWLEFGTLAGYVGGASLVTLMTALLSTDALLSWGWRIPFLIAGPMGVIGLYLRMRLEETPAFAAEAAKSGTERPKVPLREMITGQWRALLLCVGLVLVFNVTDYMLLSYMPSYLTGELGYDTTHGLVVVLGVMVLMMAVQPFAGALTDRVGRRPVIAAGCAGFLVLSVPALLLIRDGGLLAVAAGLGALGLLLVCFTAAMPSALPALFPTRVRYGSLSIGFNVSVSLFGGTTPLVVTALIGATGDVMMPAYYMMAAAVIGGFAVWRMAESAGRPLPGSPPSLEPGTHPEKV
- a CDS encoding phosphatase PAP2 family protein, whose translation is MANAEHTGRPAEAFGATAVGGTRARLRAARLGLWLVAAVLAVRQVALVLTTPSGERLTDLETWVGPEGVLHVSGSLYDSTEFTGTPFGGLVLKPLTRSAEQALGWGWTFGTLLLVVALALVAVRALPQPVGRRTALLAAPVAVSLLMLSLPVRNTLWLGQTSIIPVLLVLLGCFVAHGQRAGGVLVGVAAALQPTLLLFAPLLWLTGRRQAATATAVTFATATALAWAAMPQDSAVYWVHHLAGAGLGGPADALANQSLHGALLRLGLEGPLEIALFLLLGAAVVTLGLKRAVHYARDGQLLLAVGITGCAAIAVSPTAWQHQLLWVLFTVVGRVGTRARDRLVWPVAVVLVMTLPAKMMLPNMAFLHPLRDNVVLLAALAAATAVPFLSRTSPYFRDPVPTPYAPPVPARFAFVPLLPFLRRVLIRPNLLLELLLIRVTYAGYAKVRLAATGGSNSAGRARAEEHGRQILDLERVLHLDIEYAVNHAVVKIGWLREFFDFYYTSFHFAVPLTVLGVLYWRRPVHYRWARSALGFATLLALVGFWLYPLAPPRLMPDLGIIDTVHGVQDFSQPDYGTLTALTNQYAAMPSLHFGWSLWCGLVIAIIAPKAWMKTLGLLHPLFTAAAIVATGNHWILDAVGGAVVVGAGFGLTYLFQGPRARTVTAAAEAEKEKEEQEEEKAEKEVSSEPPAPEKDRTPS
- a CDS encoding transglycosylase SLT domain-containing protein, which translates into the protein MSAASLLRSVATPKKALAGAVLTAATCGTLIAAAPAQAATTAAPASAASAQATAKKMIGNSAEFQCFSNIVSHESSWNPQATNASSGAYGLVQALPAAKMASAGSDWRTNPATQIKWGLDYMKDRYGSACDAWSFWQANHWY